In a genomic window of Opisthocomus hoazin isolate bOpiHoa1 chromosome 19, bOpiHoa1.hap1, whole genome shotgun sequence:
- the LOC142363679 gene encoding olfactory receptor 14J1-like, with product MAYDRYVAICRPLHYGTLLGNRACVHMAAAAWGSALLNSLLHTANTFSIPLCKGNAVDQFFCEIPQILKLCCSHSYLREVGLLVVSVSLVFGCFVFIVLSYVQIFRAVLRIPSEQGRHKAFSTCLPHLAVVSLFISTAVFAYLKPPSFSSPSLDVVVAVLYSVVPPAVNPLIYSMRNQELKDALKKLIQSAVFQQQ from the coding sequence atggcctatgaccgctatgttgccatctgcagacctctgcactatgggaccctcctgggcaacagagcttgtgtccacatggcagcagctgcctggggcagtgctttgctcaattctctgctgcacactgccaatactttttccatacccctctgcaagggcaatgctgtggaccagttcttctgtgaaatcccccagatcctcaagctctgctgctcacactcctacctcagggaagttgggctgcttgtggttagtgtttctttagtttttgggtgttttgttttcattgtgctgtcctatgtgcagatcttcagggccgtgctgaggatcccctctgagcagggacggcacaaagccttttccacgtgcctccctcacctggctgtggtatccctgtttatcagcactgcagtgtttgcatatCTGAAGCCCccctctttctcttccccatccctggatgtggtggtggctgttctgtactcagtggttcctccagcagtgaaccctctcatctacagcatgaggaaccaggagctcaaagatgccctgaagaagctcattcaatcagcagtctttcagcagcAGTAA